From Bos indicus isolate NIAB-ARS_2022 breed Sahiwal x Tharparkar chromosome 4, NIAB-ARS_B.indTharparkar_mat_pri_1.0, whole genome shotgun sequence, the proteins below share one genomic window:
- the CCT8L2 gene encoding T-complex protein 1 subunit theta-like 2, which yields MDRRAPPTAPELPERLPAEEKHLLSSLAAADTLARVLRPCYGPQGRQKLLVTAKGDTVLTGHAAAILRALELEHPAARLLREAAQGQAEQSGDGAAFVVLLAQALLAQAERLLRAGLPRAQLREAYAAVAAETLALLPSLAVRALGPLEDPVWALRSVMNTHALWRTDHLAGLVARACWATRELDGGFRPERVGVCALPGAQQEDSCLLPGLALPGKPCGQVTMVLSGARVALLACDFGPARPLAPATARLSSPDDLIRFRKGSESLIEKQVAQLAAAANVVVVSGDIDEKTLTHADKYGLMVIQVASRREMVYLSEVLRTPLTPYLVPPLEPGKCQRVYGQELGEALAVVFEWESTGTPALTLVLRGATAHGLRGAEQAAYSGIDAYFQLCQDPRLLPGAGATEMALAKMLSETGTKLEGPNGPTFLAFAQALQSLPETLAENAGLAVPHVMAEMNGAHQAGNFLIGVGVEGIINVAQEEVWDTLIAKAQGLRAVADVVQQLLTVDDVVLAKKSPACPQDPNPEPKKRSARPL from the coding sequence ATGGACCGCAGAGCTCCTCCAACTGCGCCGGAGCTGCCCGAGCGGCTGCCGGCTGAGGAGAAGCACCTGCTGAGCAGCCTGGCCGCGGCAGACACCTTGGCCCGAGTCCTGCGGCCCTGCTACGGGCCCCAGGGGCGGCAGAAGCTCCTGGTCACCGCCAAAGGAGACACTGTGCTCACGGGGCACGCCGCGGCCATCCTGCGGGCGCTGGAGCTGGAGCACCCGGCCGCCCGGCTGCTACGGGAGGCGGCGCAGGGCCAGGCGGAGCAGAGCGGCGACGGCGCGGCCTTCGTGGTCCTCCTGGCCCAGGCGCTGCTGGCACAGGCTGAGCGCCTGCTTCGGGCCGGCCTGCCGCGCGCCCAGCTCCGCGAGGCCTACGCGGCGGTGGCCGCAGAGACGCTGGCCCTGCTGCCGTCGCTGGCTGTCCGCGCGCTGGGGCCCCTGGAGGACCCGGTCTGGGCGCTGCGCTCGGTCATGAACACGCACGCGCTCTGGCGCACCGACCACCTGGCCGGGCTGGTGGCGCGTGCGTGCTGGGCCACGCGGGAGCTGGACGGCGGCTTCCGGCCGGAGCGCGTGGGCGTGTGCGCGCTGCCCGGCGCGCAGCAGGAGGACTCGTGCCTGCTGCCCGGCCTGGCCCTGCCGGGCAAGCCCTGCGGCCAGGTGACCATGGTGCTCAGTGGTGCCCGCGTGGCTCTCTTGGCCTGCGACTTCGGGCCCGCCCGCCCCCTTGCTCCGGCCACCGCCCGGCTCTCCAGCCCCGATGACCTGATCCGGTTCCGGAAAGGCAGCGAGAGTCTGATAGAAAAGCAGGTGGCCCAGCTGGCCGCTGCGGCTAACGTGGTCGTGGTCTCGGGGGACATCGACGAGAAGACCCTCACGCACGCGGACAAGTACGGCCTCATGGTGATCCAGGTCGCGTCCCGGCGGGAGATGGTTTATCTGAGTGAGGTGCTGCGCACCCCTCTGACGCCTTACCTCGTTCCTCCGCTGGAGCCAGGGAAGTGTCAGAGGGTGTACGGGCAGGAGCTGGGAGAAGCTTTGGCCGTGGTGTTTGAGTGGGAGAGTACAGGAACCCCTGCCCTCACCTTGGTCCTCAGGGGGGCCACCGCCCATGGGCTGCGGGGGGCCGAGCAGGCCGCCTACAGCGGCATTGACGCCTACTTCCAGCTGTGCCAGGACCCCAGACTGCTCCCCGGAGCTGGGGCCACAGAGATGGCCCTGGCGAAGATGCTCTCAGAGACAGGGACCAAACTGGAAGGGCCCAACGGCCCCACCTTCCTGGCGTTCGCCCAGGCCCTGCAGTCTCTTCCGGAAACCTTGGCAGAGAACGCGGGCTTAGCTGTCCCTCACGTGATGGCAGAAATGAACGGAGCTCACCAGGCTGGAAACTTCCTCATAGGAGTGGGGGTCGAGGGGATAATAAATGTGGCCCAGGAAGAAGTGTGGGACACCCTGATAGCCAAAGCCCAAGGACTTCGAGCCGTGGCTGACGTGGTTCAACAGCTCCTGACTGTTGATGACGTTGTCTTGGCCAAGAAAAGTCCCGCATGTCCGCAGGACCCGAATCCTGAACCCAAGAAGAGGAGTGCCCGTCCCCTGTGA